From a region of the Fusarium verticillioides 7600 chromosome 9, whole genome shotgun sequence genome:
- a CDS encoding MFS transporter, SP family, general alpha glucoside:H+ symporter, with protein MSTNDDNKGISEVKGDGAHIDHAYDVEAKKEMAADMQGAIDAENAEHNMTVLEAVRAYPAASLWAFNMSCTIIMEAYCVFLIGNFIALPAFADRYGIWSDTKGKYVIETKWQSALQVGGPIGAIIGVTIAGPITSRIGYRWATISGLMLLNAFIFIFYFADSLPVMLVAQLLEGVPWGIFIANSPAYCSEIVPLQLRAPATQMLQMFWAIGAIIVGAVAYRYNDLHEQAAFRVPIALQWMFPTPLAILIFLSPESPWWLVRKGRLEEAAKAVRRLGRSTHVDNAQEAIAMMRRTIDLEKTVKEPSFIELFQGTDAYRTAIVCCVYAAQNLTGNLIANQAVYFFEQAGMPNKTAFAMGLITSALQTVFVMLSWILTSYFGRRSIYLWGSLGNTVLLVALGIAATVGDVKSTVNSNTQAALGLIVSVLFTLGPAPASWVIIGETSAIRLRPLTTGVGRGCYYLVNIPCIFLSSWMLNPTGANLGGKCGYVWAGTGFVCLVMAYIWLPEMKNRSYREIDILFKRKVQARKWKKTVIDVHDDE; from the exons ATGAGCACCAACGACGATAACAAGGGCATCTCAGAGGTCAAGGGCGACGGCGCCCACATTGACCATGCCTACGATGTCGAggcaaagaaagagatggcCGCTGACATGCAGGGCGCCATCGACGCCGAGAACGCGGAGCATAACATGACCGTTCTCGAGGCCGTTAGAGCTTATCCCGCTGCTTCTCTCTGGGCCTTCAACATGTCCTGCACAATT ATCATGGAGGCTTACTGTGTTTTCCTCATCGGCAACTTTATCGCTCTCCCCGCTTTCGCCGACAGATACGGTATCTGGAGTGACACCAAGGGCAAATATGTCATCGAGACAAAGTGGCAATCCGCCCTCCAAGTCGGTGGCCCCATCGGCGCCATCATCGGTGTCACCATTGCCGGTCCCATCACCAGCCGTATCGGATACCGATGGGCTACCATCAGCGGTCTCATGCTCCTCAacgccttcatcttcatcttctacTTTGCCGACTCTCTGCCCGTCATGCTCGTCGCTCAGCTGCTCGAGGGTGTCCCCTGGGgtatcttcatcgccaactcTCCCGCCTACTGCTCTGAGATCGTGCCGCTTCAGCTTCGTGCGCCTGCTACGCAGATGCTTCAGATGTTCTGGGCCATTGGCGCGATTATCGTCGGTGCTGTTGCTTATCGCTACAATGATCTCCACGAGCAGGCTGCTTTCCG TGTGCCTATTGCTCTTCAGTGGATGTTCCCCACTCccctcgccattctcatcttcctctccccCGAGTCTCCCTGGTGGCTCGTCCGAAAGGGTCGTCTCGaagaggctgccaaggccgTTCGACGTCTCGGACGTTCTACCCACGTCGACAACGCTCAGGAGGCTATTGCCATGATGAGACGTACCAttgatctcgagaagacCGTCAAGGAGCCCAGCTTCATTGAGCTGTTCCAGGGCACTGATGCTTACCGTACTGCCATTGTTTGCTGCGTCTACGCCGCTCAGAACCTGACTGGTAACCTGATCGCTAACCAGGCTGTCTACTTCTTCGAGC AGGCCGGTATGCCTAACAAGACCGCTTTCGCTATGGGTCTCATCACCTCCGCTCTCCAGACCGTCTTTGTCATGCTTTCTTGGATTCTTACCAGTTACTTCGGTCGACGATCCATCTACCTGTGGGGTTCTCTTGGAAACACTGTTCTTCTAGTCGCTCTCGGTATCGCCGCCACTGTCGGCGATGTCAAGTCCACTGTCAACTCCAACACCCAGGCCGCCCTCGGTCTCATTGTCTCCGTCCTCTTCACCCTTGGACCCGCTCCCGCCTCTTGGGTCATCATCGGAGAGACCTCGGCCATTCGTCTTCGACCTCTCACCACTGGTGTCGGCCGTGGTTGCTACTACCTCGTCAACATCCCCTGtatcttcctctcctcatgGATGCTTAACCCTACC GGCGCCAACTTGGGTGGCAAGTGCGGTTATGTCTGGGCTGGTACCGGCTTCGTCTGTCTGGTCATGGCATACATCTGGCTTCCTGAGATGAAGAACCGATCTTACCGAGAGATCGACATTCTCTTCAAGCGCAAAGTTCAAGCCCgcaagtggaagaagaccGTCATCGATGTTCACGACGACGAGTAG